A region from the Biomphalaria glabrata chromosome 14, xgBioGlab47.1, whole genome shotgun sequence genome encodes:
- the LOC106055137 gene encoding uncharacterized protein LOC106055137 — protein MCEETGMDVSYVIFFLRHLFIVTGSPWLPSINITHKPATVSGCDDGLVAGVDRLNLHVSVHSAAQADWHVGRHFGLVRHSHQNGSEELVCFFAYLSATQCKGIKQIQEVHSCNCSDHLSTQSILIFTAELSVQMSDQKNGYVFFWNATNTSEPTESSDTYSSTMWTLPVQIVDNVTYCRSDHRRIVRRVEDLKRLPPNLIIQPPPILILQPYETIHPSERRCKFGLLDKEGELFVRVFVNASNSWRINKTLGFVRSNIYYDFNLTAMDELCTMKFKTVTNARYEWNPSDCCTCSVRNAMGGMMVSMAMTVNMYYQLWPVTFFWASSDGGKVERMYSPKYYIEETIYRNKEECEREGNNLTAGVDKEKIRKIRIRQYQSPENLCDYGIVEFKDIITLRAYVNIGAYTSWLVEKQFGFQRHWQYIPTRIDCLIKFTSKETYESNSPGMYSCEAFIIYNEGHVVFIFRTTVPRLFWYIPYSFFYNLPVLGAQGIYKKIETKKFFIKDDIYKSLNECMSTTVKRTKQRPLGCLEKSVSK, from the exons GGTCACCTTGGCTACCGTCGATAAACATAACTCACAAGCCTGCGACCGTATCTGGCTGTGATGACGGACTAGTCGCTGGCGTGGACAGGTTAAATCTGCATGTCTCGGTGCATTCAGCAGCACAAGCGGACTGGCACGTGGGCAGACACTTCGGTCTTGTTCGGCATTCTCACCAAAATGGTTCAGAAGAATTG GTGTGTTTCTTTGCCTACCTCTCCGCGACTCAATGCAAAGGGATCAAACAGATCCAGGAGGTTCATAGCTGCAACTGCTCCGACCACCTCAGTACCCAAAGTATTCTGATCTTTACCGCTGAGTTGTCTGTTCAAATGTCGGACCAGAAGAATGGCTACGTCTTTTTCTGGAATGCCACCAACACCAGCGAACCCACAGAAAGCTCCGACACTTACTCCAGTACCATGTGGACTCTACCTGTACAGATTGTAG ATAATGTGACGTATTGCCGATCAGATCACAGACGTATAGTCAGACGCGTTGAAG atTTGAAACGTCTGCCGCCAAATTTAATAATACAGCCCCCGCCAATATTAATTTTACAGCCGTATGAGACAATACATCCTTCAGAACGCAGGTGCAAATTTGGCTTGCTAGACAAAGAGGGGGAACTGTTCGTCCGGGTTTTTGTGAATGCCTCCAATAGTTGGCGTATCAACAAGACTCTGGGCTTTGTCAGGAGCAACATATACTACGATTTCAACTTAACTGCAATGGATGAG CTCTGCACTATGAAGTTTAAAACTGTTACAAATGCGCGTTATGAATGGAACCCTTCTGATTGCTGCACCTGCTCCGTGAGGAACGCCATGGGCGGGATGATGGTATCCATGGCAATGACAGTGAATATGTATTATCAGTTATGGCCTGTCACTTTCTTCTGGGCGAGCAGCGATGGGGGCAAGGTGGAGAGGATGTACAGCCCAAAGTATTACATTGAAGAAACTATATACC GTAACAAAGAAGAGTGcgagagagaaggaaataatTTAACTGCTGGAGTTG acaaagaaaaaataaggaaaataagAATACGACAGTACCAATCCCCAGAGAACTTATGTGACTACGGCATTGTAGAATTCAAGGATATAATCACCCTGAGAGCGTATGTCAATATAGGGGCGTATACGTCCTGGTTGGTTGAGAAACAGTTTGGTTTTCAACGTCATTGGCAATACATACCAACTAGAATA GATTGCCTTATTAAGTTCACTTCAAAGGAGACATATGAAAGCAATAGCCCAGGGATGTACTCTTGCGAAGCGTTTATCATTTATAATGAGGGCCACGTAGTCTTTATTTTTCGGACAACAGTCCCACGCCTATTCTGGTATATTCCTTACTCATTTTTCTACAACCTACCCGTACTCGGTGCTCAGGGCATCTACAAAAAAATAGAGACCAAGAAATTCTTCATCAAAGACGACATTTACA